The Pseudomonas azotoformans genome has a segment encoding these proteins:
- a CDS encoding TauD/TfdA dioxygenase family protein, with the protein MTLHITRLEPTIGAEIAGIDLRQPLTTALRDELRELLLKHKVLFFRDQAINTEQQIAFAKEFGELYVHPTTQQNDPTLPHAHLIEAQDERKLYGPRISGRWHTDTSWLLQPTLGAVLRAVDLPEVGGDTLWADAGAVYRALPDELRAEIDDLHVVHDFKKSLDKVGYDYPILAHPLVRTHPETGEDGLFINFSQNPSVIGWTPQQSKQLIDRLLLEFNKPEHQVRFKWRPGSVAFWDNRSTLHYPVYNYGDYPRRMERVLIAYDDIPHRVRAANAA; encoded by the coding sequence ATGACCCTGCACATCACCCGCCTGGAACCCACGATCGGCGCCGAAATCGCCGGCATCGACCTGCGCCAGCCGCTGACCACCGCCCTGCGTGACGAGCTGCGCGAACTGCTGCTCAAGCACAAGGTGCTGTTCTTCCGCGATCAGGCGATCAACACCGAGCAGCAGATCGCCTTCGCCAAGGAATTCGGCGAACTGTACGTACATCCCACCACCCAGCAGAACGACCCGACGCTGCCGCACGCGCACCTGATCGAAGCCCAGGACGAACGCAAGCTCTACGGCCCGCGCATCAGTGGCCGTTGGCACACCGACACCAGCTGGTTGCTGCAACCCACCCTTGGCGCGGTCTTGCGTGCGGTGGATTTGCCAGAAGTCGGCGGCGACACCCTGTGGGCTGATGCCGGTGCGGTGTACCGTGCCTTACCGGATGAACTGCGCGCCGAAATCGACGACCTGCACGTGGTGCACGACTTCAAGAAGTCCCTGGACAAGGTCGGCTACGATTACCCGATCCTCGCCCACCCGCTGGTACGCACCCACCCGGAAACCGGCGAAGACGGCCTGTTCATCAACTTCTCGCAGAACCCTTCGGTGATCGGCTGGACGCCGCAACAGAGCAAGCAACTGATCGACCGTCTGCTGCTGGAATTCAACAAGCCGGAACACCAGGTGCGTTTCAAATGGCGCCCCGGTTCGGTGGCGTTCTGGGACAACCGCTCCACCCTGCATTATCCGGTCTACAACTATGGCGACTACCCACGTCGCATGGAGCGGGTGCTGATTGCCTATGACGATATTCCGCATCGGGTAAGAGCGGCCAACGCGGCCTGA
- a CDS encoding cysteine dioxygenase: MTQAKHPERLRAFIGALAELIDGNPREGDLLHRGGKLLAQLVSHDDWLPDAFAQPDPERYQQFLLHADSRQRFSIVSFVWGPGQSTPIHDHRVWGLIGMLRGAEFSQGFERAPDGRLVAEGKPIQLVPGQVEAVSPKVGDIHQVSNAHSDQVSISIHVYGANIGAVRRAVYQPDGSEKLFISGYSNAFLPNIWDLSKEKSPAL, from the coding sequence ATGACCCAGGCCAAGCACCCCGAAAGACTCAGAGCCTTCATCGGCGCCCTGGCGGAATTGATCGACGGCAATCCACGCGAAGGCGACCTGTTGCACCGTGGCGGCAAGCTACTGGCGCAACTGGTCAGCCATGACGACTGGCTGCCCGATGCGTTCGCCCAGCCCGATCCCGAGCGCTATCAGCAATTTCTGCTGCATGCCGACTCGCGCCAGCGCTTCAGCATCGTCAGTTTTGTGTGGGGGCCGGGGCAAAGCACACCGATCCATGACCACCGGGTGTGGGGCCTGATCGGCATGCTGCGCGGTGCGGAATTTTCCCAAGGCTTCGAGCGCGCGCCGGATGGCCGCCTGGTGGCTGAAGGCAAACCGATCCAGTTGGTGCCGGGCCAGGTTGAAGCCGTGTCGCCCAAGGTCGGCGACATCCACCAGGTGAGCAATGCCCACAGCGACCAGGTGTCCATCAGTATCCATGTGTACGGCGCCAATATCGGTGCGGTGCGCCGGGCGGTGTACCAGCCCGACGGCAGCGAGAAACTGTTTATCTCCGGTTATTCCAACGCCTTCCTCCCGAATATCTGGGATTTGTCCAAAGAAAAGAGCCCTGCCCTATGA
- a CDS encoding LysR family transcriptional regulator encodes MKIDDIDAFVEVIRCQSISHAAESLQLTQPAITRRVQNFEQALGVELFDRNTKPLKPTLIGTRVYEQCRLILREMDALRELVATDAPPTGVLRLGVPQTIGDVVLLDALKHLRTEYPDLRAQVATGWGSQLVGKIERGELDAAAALFPAGKIFPDNIIGESIGKMELVVVCAKAQLPKKPCKLADVYQNGWILNPDGCGFRAGLQRTLSDQGLALRVNLETFGTELQLGLVADGLGLGLVPRPLLERSAHREQLAVMPLKDFKPVMDLWLIYPHFLGNLQGPVDAFGKWVAASLHKIKDAA; translated from the coding sequence ATGAAAATTGACGATATCGATGCCTTTGTCGAAGTGATTCGTTGCCAGTCCATCAGCCATGCCGCCGAGTCGTTGCAACTGACCCAGCCGGCCATCACCCGCCGCGTGCAGAACTTCGAGCAGGCGCTGGGCGTGGAGCTGTTCGACCGCAACACCAAACCCCTCAAGCCTACGCTGATCGGCACCCGCGTCTACGAGCAGTGCCGGCTGATTCTGCGCGAGATGGATGCGCTGCGTGAACTGGTGGCCACCGACGCTCCGCCCACCGGCGTGCTGCGCCTGGGTGTGCCGCAGACCATCGGTGATGTGGTGCTGCTCGATGCGCTCAAGCACCTGCGTACTGAATACCCGGACCTGCGTGCCCAGGTCGCCACGGGCTGGGGCAGCCAATTGGTCGGCAAGATCGAGCGCGGCGAGCTGGATGCGGCGGCGGCGTTGTTCCCGGCGGGCAAGATCTTCCCGGACAACATCATCGGCGAGTCCATCGGCAAGATGGAACTGGTGGTGGTCTGCGCCAAGGCCCAACTGCCCAAGAAGCCTTGCAAGCTGGCGGATGTGTACCAGAATGGCTGGATCCTCAACCCGGACGGCTGCGGTTTCCGCGCGGGGTTGCAGCGGACCCTGTCCGATCAGGGCCTGGCATTGCGGGTGAACCTGGAGACGTTCGGTACTGAGCTGCAATTGGGCCTGGTGGCGGACGGCCTCGGCCTTGGCCTGGTGCCACGTCCGTTGCTGGAACGCAGCGCACACCGCGAGCAACTGGCGGTGATGCCGCTCAAGGACTTCAAGCCGGTGATGGACCTGTGGCTGATCTATCCGCACTTCCTCGGTAACCTGCAGGGGCCGGTGGATGCGTTTGGCAAGTGGGTCGCGGCCTCGTTGCACAAGATCAAGGATGCAGCCTGA
- a CDS encoding TonB-dependent receptor plug domain-containing protein, whose amino-acid sequence MPPSRFHYCAAALSLLAINFPAQAEAPDKTLGTVVVTGNRGNQARTLADSPSPIDVISAEQLQASGKVGLKELLARLLPSFNLPAINGGGTSWSVRGVTMRGLSGDQVLVLVNGKRRHNTALINNLARIGTAAVPVNLDLIPVSAIDHIEVLRDGASAQYGSDAIAGVINIILKENDSGGSAETSFGRYGAGDGDTVHQTVNYGLALPNDGFANLALDVKEQEPFDRTGSATGRLYGTAAAPDSRDQTVNRHGWNPSYGLGREKVTNASYNLELPLQDDLKFYSFSTASYLETTKVTGNYRPNEITALAGDPNTPYPDGIHAQRRNRTKDFQVAGGFKGLVGGWDYDISSTWGEDDSTLNANNTLNPSWGPTSPTSFNLASQIFDQWTNNLDLSRRFDIGLAHPLQTAFGFEYRWEKYQIEAGDYASYTPGNYVLPSGPFAGQTPLPGLASYNGTSTADAGEISRSNVASYVDLGLDVTDRWYVGAAARYERYTQDIGSTWSGKLSTRFKLTPEFALRGTINNGFRAPSLAQTIYASSTFTSGGVVNGQQVSVPVKVLPVDTPEAQALGAEKLKPEKSLNYSFGFTYEPTQNYRLTTDLYQIGIRDRIVSTSLLGGPAVSQVLVANGLSPGLYAQYYTNAVDTRTRGVDIINEYRQQLDQYGQVRWSLAYNWNQTKIEKLQDTPPALAGLGANYQIFDRRLQKDLTVATPQSKLILAANWKVTAYTLNLALTRFGSYTEGDNNPINDRKFSAKWISDIDAAYDINQHFTIALGANNLFNVYPDKKGIKDWAGGYEYGQFSPFGFGGAYYYTRLAYNF is encoded by the coding sequence ATGCCTCCATCGCGCTTTCACTATTGCGCAGCAGCGCTGAGCCTGCTCGCCATCAACTTCCCAGCCCAAGCCGAAGCCCCCGACAAAACCCTCGGCACCGTCGTCGTCACCGGCAACCGAGGCAACCAGGCCCGCACCCTCGCCGACAGCCCGTCGCCCATCGACGTGATCAGCGCCGAGCAGCTGCAAGCCAGCGGCAAGGTCGGCCTCAAGGAACTGCTGGCGCGTCTGCTGCCGTCGTTCAACCTGCCGGCGATCAACGGCGGTGGCACCTCATGGTCGGTCCGCGGCGTGACCATGCGCGGGCTTTCCGGTGACCAGGTATTGGTGCTGGTCAACGGCAAGCGCCGCCACAACACCGCGCTGATCAACAACCTCGCGCGCATCGGTACGGCGGCGGTGCCGGTCAACCTGGACCTGATCCCGGTGTCGGCCATCGACCATATCGAAGTACTGCGCGACGGTGCGTCCGCCCAGTACGGCTCGGATGCAATCGCCGGGGTGATCAATATCATCCTCAAGGAAAACGACAGCGGTGGCAGCGCCGAAACCTCGTTCGGCCGCTACGGTGCGGGCGACGGCGACACCGTGCACCAGACTGTCAACTACGGCCTGGCGCTGCCCAACGACGGCTTCGCCAACCTGGCGCTGGACGTCAAGGAACAGGAACCCTTCGACCGTACCGGCAGCGCCACCGGGCGTCTGTACGGCACCGCCGCCGCACCCGACAGCCGCGACCAGACCGTCAACCGCCACGGCTGGAACCCCAGCTATGGCCTGGGCCGCGAGAAGGTCACCAACGCCAGCTATAACCTGGAACTGCCGCTGCAGGACGACCTCAAGTTCTACTCGTTCTCCACCGCCAGCTACCTGGAAACCACCAAGGTCACCGGCAACTACCGCCCCAACGAAATCACCGCCCTGGCCGGCGACCCGAACACACCCTACCCCGACGGCATCCACGCGCAACGGCGCAACCGCACCAAGGACTTCCAGGTGGCCGGTGGCTTCAAAGGCTTGGTCGGCGGTTGGGATTACGACATCAGCTCGACCTGGGGCGAAGACGACTCCACGCTCAATGCCAACAACACGCTGAACCCGTCCTGGGGTCCCACCAGCCCGACCTCGTTCAACCTGGCCTCGCAGATCTTTGACCAGTGGACCAACAACCTGGACCTCAGCCGCCGCTTTGATATCGGCCTTGCCCACCCGCTGCAAACCGCGTTCGGCTTTGAGTATCGCTGGGAGAAGTACCAGATCGAAGCCGGTGACTATGCGTCCTATACGCCCGGCAACTACGTGCTGCCGAGCGGGCCGTTCGCCGGGCAGACGCCGCTGCCGGGGCTGGCCTCGTACAACGGCACCAGCACAGCGGATGCCGGGGAGATCAGCCGCAGCAACGTCGCCAGCTATGTCGACCTGGGCCTGGACGTGACCGACCGCTGGTACGTCGGCGCCGCTGCGCGTTACGAGCGCTACACCCAGGACATCGGCAGCACCTGGAGCGGCAAGTTGTCGACACGCTTCAAGCTCACGCCTGAGTTTGCCCTGCGCGGCACGATCAACAACGGCTTCCGTGCGCCCTCGCTGGCGCAGACGATTTACGCGTCATCCACCTTTACTTCCGGCGGCGTGGTCAACGGCCAGCAGGTCTCGGTGCCGGTCAAGGTGTTGCCGGTGGACACGCCTGAAGCCCAGGCGTTGGGCGCCGAGAAACTCAAGCCGGAGAAATCGCTGAACTACAGCTTCGGCTTCACCTACGAACCCACGCAGAACTACCGGTTGACCACCGACCTGTACCAGATCGGCATCCGCGACCGCATCGTGTCCACCAGCCTGCTGGGCGGGCCGGCGGTGTCCCAGGTGCTGGTTGCCAACGGCCTGTCGCCCGGGTTGTACGCGCAGTACTACACCAACGCGGTGGACACCCGCACCCGTGGCGTCGACATCATCAACGAATACCGCCAGCAACTGGACCAGTACGGCCAAGTGCGCTGGAGCCTGGCCTACAACTGGAACCAGACCAAGATCGAAAAACTCCAGGACACCCCGCCCGCGCTGGCCGGGCTGGGCGCCAACTACCAGATTTTCGACCGCCGCCTGCAAAAGGACCTGACCGTCGCCACACCGCAATCCAAATTGATCCTGGCGGCCAACTGGAAAGTCACCGCCTACACCCTCAACCTGGCCCTGACCCGCTTCGGCAGCTACACCGAAGGCGACAATAACCCGATCAACGACCGCAAATTCAGCGCCAAGTGGATCAGCGATATCGACGCCGCCTACGACATCAACCAGCACTTCACCATCGCCCTGGGCGCCAACAACCTGTTCAACGTCTACCCCGACAAAAAAGGCATCAAGGACTGGGCTGGTGGTTACGAATACGGGCAGTTCTCGCCCTTCGGCTTTGGCGGCGCGTATTACTACACGCGCCTGGCGTACAACTTCTGA
- a CDS encoding FAD-dependent oxidoreductase, whose translation MTELSCDVLIVGGGLAGTWAAIAAAREGVSVILVDKGYCGTSGVTATAGPGHWWVPPGAREAAIDKRLGTAYGLADARWMARAIETTWTSLPGLSDYYAFPQNEQGQTQYRGLRGPEYLRGLRRRVLDSGVKILDHHPALELLRDDHGSVVGARGWRRQAGGDWLIRAGAVVLATGGCAFLSRLLGSHTNTGDGYLMAAEAGAELSGMEFSNYYCIAAAGSSMTRSMVYSFGEYFDAADRPLSINGGPSFTEDLAKALLNGPVYCRLNRVPADIRAQLPSIQPNLMLPFDRRGVDPYRERFAVTLHPEGTIRGVGGLRLMDDDCQTSVPGVFAAGDAASREPIAGATSGGGAQNSAWALSTGQWAGRGAARLARQKAAYHGALRGFEGASGGSAELVQRIQAEVHPLDKNLFRSGHQLERSLRELDNVWDQLQSTPLTGNPLRARETAAMAATARWCYTAAALRKESRGMHQRSDTPGQRSQYDAHLRLSGVDQIQARFDSIHLGQPQ comes from the coding sequence ATGACTGAATTGAGCTGTGACGTATTGATTGTCGGCGGTGGATTGGCCGGCACCTGGGCCGCCATCGCCGCTGCACGCGAAGGCGTGAGCGTGATCCTGGTAGACAAGGGCTACTGCGGCACCAGCGGCGTCACCGCCACCGCCGGGCCTGGCCATTGGTGGGTGCCACCCGGCGCCCGCGAAGCCGCCATCGACAAACGCCTGGGCACCGCCTACGGCCTGGCGGATGCACGCTGGATGGCCCGCGCCATCGAGACCACCTGGACCAGCCTGCCAGGCTTGAGCGACTACTACGCCTTCCCGCAAAACGAACAGGGCCAGACCCAATACCGTGGCCTGCGCGGACCGGAATACCTGCGCGGCCTACGCCGTCGGGTGCTGGACAGCGGCGTGAAGATTCTCGATCACCACCCCGCCCTGGAACTGCTGCGCGACGACCACGGCAGCGTCGTCGGCGCCCGTGGCTGGCGGCGCCAGGCCGGCGGCGACTGGTTGATCCGCGCCGGCGCCGTGGTACTCGCCACCGGAGGGTGTGCGTTTCTCTCCCGCTTGCTGGGCAGCCACACCAACACCGGCGACGGTTACCTGATGGCGGCCGAAGCCGGCGCCGAACTGTCGGGCATGGAGTTCTCCAACTACTACTGCATCGCGGCGGCCGGCAGCAGCATGACCCGTTCGATGGTGTACAGCTTTGGTGAGTACTTCGATGCGGCGGATCGTCCGTTAAGCATCAATGGCGGCCCGAGCTTTACCGAGGACCTGGCCAAGGCACTGCTCAATGGCCCGGTGTATTGCCGCTTGAATCGGGTCCCTGCGGACATCCGCGCGCAACTGCCGAGTATCCAGCCGAACCTGATGCTGCCGTTTGACCGACGCGGGGTTGATCCTTACCGCGAGCGATTTGCCGTGACCCTCCACCCTGAGGGCACCATCCGTGGCGTCGGCGGGCTCAGGCTGATGGATGATGATTGCCAGACCAGCGTGCCCGGGGTTTTCGCCGCCGGTGATGCCGCCAGCCGTGAACCGATTGCCGGCGCCACCTCCGGCGGTGGTGCGCAGAACTCGGCGTGGGCCCTGTCGACCGGGCAATGGGCGGGCCGTGGAGCGGCGCGACTGGCACGGCAGAAGGCCGCGTATCACGGCGCGCTACGCGGGTTCGAGGGTGCCTCGGGGGGCAGCGCAGAGCTGGTCCAACGTATCCAGGCCGAAGTGCATCCATTGGACAAGAACCTGTTTCGCAGCGGCCATCAACTGGAGCGTTCGTTGCGTGAACTCGACAACGTCTGGGACCAGTTGCAATCCACGCCCCTCACCGGCAACCCCCTGCGCGCCCGCGAAACCGCCGCCATGGCTGCCACTGCGCGCTGGTGCTACACCGCCGCCGCGCTGCGCAAGGAGAGTCGTGGCATGCACCAGCGCAGCGATACGCCTGGACAGCGCTCGCAGTACGACGCGCATCTGCGGCTGTCGGGCGTGGACCAGATACAGGCGCGCTTTGACTCAATCCATCTAGGCCAACCCCAATGA
- a CDS encoding ABC transporter substrate-binding protein: MVFTTPFKRLLLGAALAFGLIGSSHAADLQPLRVANQKSTIKALLEVSGEAKNVPYQIQWSEFPSASPLGEALNAGAVDIGALGDAPYVFALGAGASLKVVSIIHAEGRNTTAVLVPKDSPIKTVADLKGKKIVTGRGSIGHYLAIKALATAGLTTQDVQFIFLLPSESRLVLDNGTADAWATWDPYTTVVTSQSQARVLISGNKLLSNHLYLAATSQAIADKRAQLDDFVARLDRAYAWANVHPNEYAAAQAKITGLPLAVHVEVAKDTHLTPVAIDDAVISGLQATADTYQKEGLLLKHIDVSQGFDKSFNAKRVPLSQASR; the protein is encoded by the coding sequence ATGGTCTTTACCACCCCCTTCAAGCGCCTGCTCCTGGGCGCCGCCCTCGCCTTCGGCCTGATCGGCAGCAGCCATGCCGCCGACCTGCAACCGCTGCGCGTGGCCAATCAGAAATCCACGATCAAGGCGCTGCTGGAAGTCTCCGGCGAAGCCAAAAATGTGCCTTACCAGATTCAATGGTCGGAGTTCCCTTCTGCCTCGCCGCTGGGCGAAGCACTGAACGCTGGCGCCGTGGACATCGGCGCCCTCGGTGACGCGCCCTACGTGTTCGCCCTGGGGGCCGGTGCGTCGCTCAAGGTGGTCAGCATCATTCACGCCGAAGGCCGCAACACCACGGCCGTACTGGTGCCCAAGGACTCGCCGATCAAAACTGTCGCCGATCTCAAGGGCAAGAAAATCGTCACCGGGCGCGGTTCCATCGGCCATTACCTGGCGATCAAGGCCCTGGCCACGGCCGGGCTGACCACCCAGGATGTGCAATTCATTTTCCTGCTGCCGAGCGAGTCGCGCCTGGTGCTGGATAACGGCACCGCCGACGCCTGGGCCACCTGGGACCCGTACACCACCGTGGTCACCTCGCAAAGCCAGGCCCGCGTGCTGATCAGCGGCAACAAGCTGTTGAGCAATCACCTGTACCTCGCGGCTACCAGCCAGGCTATCGCCGACAAGCGCGCGCAACTGGATGACTTTGTCGCCCGTCTTGATCGCGCCTATGCCTGGGCCAACGTGCACCCCAATGAATACGCGGCCGCCCAGGCCAAGATCACCGGCCTGCCGCTGGCCGTGCATGTGGAAGTCGCCAAGGACACCCACCTGACCCCAGTCGCCATCGACGACGCGGTCATCAGCGGCCTGCAAGCGACCGCCGACACCTACCAAAAAGAAGGCCTGTTGCTCAAGCATATCGACGTGTCACAGGGCTTCGACAAGAGCTTCAACGCCAAGCGTGTCCCCCTTTCCCAAGCCTCGCGCTAA
- a CDS encoding rhodanese-related sulfurtransferase — protein sequence MTTVSTRSFAQLRQALLDHQEVALIDVREEAPFAESHPLFAANIPLSKLELEVYSRIPRRDTQVTVYDNGEGLAARAAERLVALGYTQVSLLEGGLDGWRKAGGELFIDVNVPSKAFGELVESERHTPSLAAEEVQALLDSQADVVVLDARRFDEYQTMSIPTGISVPGAELVLRARELAPDPATRIIVNCAGRTRSIIGTQSLINAGVANPVSALRNGTIGWTLAGQKLAHGQSRRFAPTSEEHRQVAAADARRVADKARVGRATLADLHTWQQEATRTTYLFDVRTPEEFEAGHLPGARSTPGGQLVQETDHVASVRGARLVLADDDGVRANMSASWLAQLGWEVHVLDNLQPAHFSEKGAWVAPVPAPAQAELISPQTLSDWLGHGDTVVLDFTASANYVKRHIPGAWWALRAQLPQALGKVPAAQRYVLTCGSSQLARLAVAEVEALTGKQVFLLQDGTAGWINAQLPLEEGETQLASPRIDRYRRPYEGTDNPKEAMQAYLDWEFGLVDQLARDGTHGFYVI from the coding sequence ATGACGACTGTATCCACCCGCAGCTTTGCCCAGCTTCGCCAGGCCCTGTTGGACCATCAAGAAGTGGCCCTGATCGACGTGCGCGAAGAGGCGCCGTTTGCCGAATCCCACCCGCTGTTCGCCGCGAACATACCGCTGTCCAAACTGGAGCTGGAGGTGTATTCGCGCATTCCACGGCGCGATACCCAGGTCACCGTCTACGACAACGGCGAAGGCCTCGCGGCCCGTGCTGCCGAGCGCCTGGTCGCCTTGGGCTACACCCAGGTCAGCCTGCTTGAAGGCGGATTGGACGGTTGGCGCAAGGCCGGTGGCGAGCTGTTCATCGACGTGAACGTGCCGAGCAAGGCGTTTGGCGAACTGGTAGAGAGCGAGCGGCACACACCGTCGCTGGCCGCCGAGGAAGTACAGGCCCTGCTCGACAGCCAGGCCGATGTGGTGGTGCTCGATGCGCGGCGTTTCGACGAATACCAGACCATGAGCATCCCCACCGGCATCAGCGTGCCCGGTGCCGAGCTGGTGTTGCGCGCCCGCGAGCTGGCGCCGGACCCGGCCACGCGCATCATCGTCAACTGCGCCGGACGCACCCGCAGCATTATCGGCACCCAGTCGCTGATCAATGCCGGCGTGGCCAACCCGGTGTCAGCGCTGCGCAACGGCACCATCGGCTGGACCCTGGCCGGGCAGAAACTCGCCCATGGCCAGTCACGCCGCTTTGCGCCGACCTCGGAAGAACATCGCCAGGTCGCCGCCGCCGATGCGCGCCGCGTTGCCGACAAAGCCCGCGTGGGTCGTGCGACCCTGGCCGATCTGCACACCTGGCAGCAGGAAGCGACGCGTACTACTTACCTGTTCGACGTACGCACGCCGGAAGAATTTGAAGCCGGCCATCTGCCCGGCGCACGCTCCACACCCGGCGGCCAGTTGGTGCAGGAAACCGACCACGTCGCCAGTGTGCGTGGCGCACGCCTGGTACTCGCGGATGACGACGGTGTGCGCGCCAACATGTCCGCCTCCTGGCTGGCGCAACTGGGCTGGGAAGTGCATGTGCTGGATAACCTGCAACCGGCGCACTTCAGCGAGAAAGGCGCCTGGGTCGCGCCGGTTCCGGCGCCCGCCCAAGCCGAACTGATCAGCCCGCAAACCCTCAGCGACTGGCTCGGCCATGGCGACACCGTGGTGCTGGACTTCACCGCAAGCGCCAACTACGTCAAGCGCCACATCCCCGGTGCCTGGTGGGCCCTGCGCGCACAACTGCCCCAGGCCCTGGGCAAGGTGCCCGCCGCCCAACGCTACGTGCTGACCTGCGGCAGCAGCCAGTTGGCGCGCCTGGCGGTGGCCGAAGTCGAAGCCCTCACCGGCAAGCAAGTGTTCCTGCTACAGGACGGCACCGCTGGCTGGATCAACGCGCAACTGCCGCTGGAAGAAGGTGAAACTCAGTTGGCCTCACCGCGCATCGACCGCTACCGCCGCCCGTACGAAGGCACCGACAACCCCAAGGAAGCCATGCAGGCCTATCTGGATTGGGAATTCGGCCTGGTCGACCAACTGGCCCGCGACGGCACCCATGGTTTCTACGTGATCTGA
- a CDS encoding 4Fe-4S dicluster domain-containing protein has product MIELIYSDLCNGCGQCVAVCPTNVLAADTAGKPLIAEQHACQTCFMCELYCSSDALYVDPDVEHLRHPDPVAVREAGLLGQYRRDSGWDEWADDPAHRNEHWRMDGIFALARTPSTNAISE; this is encoded by the coding sequence ATGATCGAACTGATCTACTCCGACCTGTGCAACGGCTGCGGCCAATGCGTCGCGGTGTGCCCCACCAATGTGCTTGCCGCCGACACAGCCGGCAAACCGCTGATTGCTGAGCAACACGCCTGCCAGACCTGCTTCATGTGCGAGTTGTATTGCAGCAGCGACGCGCTGTACGTCGACCCGGACGTCGAACACCTGCGTCATCCTGACCCCGTGGCAGTGCGTGAAGCCGGCTTGCTCGGCCAATACCGCCGCGACTCCGGGTGGGACGAATGGGCCGATGATCCTGCCCATCGCAACGAGCACTGGCGCATGGATGGCATCTTCGCGCTCGCCCGCACCCCATCAACAAATGCAATTAGTGAATAA
- a CDS encoding class II aldolase/adducin family protein: protein MSSVTSISSVSTNVRQRVTPEEWEVRVKLAAAYRLAALYKWTDHIYTHFSARVPGPDEHFLINAFGLLFDEISASNLVKVDLDGTIVDDPTGLGINYAGYVIHSAIHGARHDLQAVLHTHTRDGIAVSAQKDGLLPISQHSIGFSGRVAYHGYEGVALDLDERERLVADLGDKSVMILRNHGLLTAGVSVEHAFQQLQQLERACNIQVAAQAAGNAELIFPPREVVEKVEQQAKVFASGEGPGVARHWNALIRQLERSDTDYKD from the coding sequence ATGAGCAGCGTCACCTCGATTTCCAGCGTTTCCACCAATGTCCGCCAGCGCGTCACTCCGGAAGAATGGGAAGTGCGCGTCAAACTGGCCGCCGCCTATCGCCTGGCGGCCTTGTACAAGTGGACTGACCATATCTACACCCACTTCTCCGCCCGCGTACCGGGCCCGGACGAGCATTTCCTGATCAACGCCTTTGGCTTGTTGTTCGATGAAATCAGCGCGTCCAACCTGGTCAAGGTCGACCTTGACGGCACCATCGTCGACGACCCTACCGGCCTGGGCATCAACTATGCCGGCTATGTGATCCACAGCGCCATTCACGGTGCACGCCACGACCTGCAAGCGGTGCTGCACACCCACACCCGCGACGGTATTGCGGTGTCGGCGCAAAAAGACGGCCTGCTGCCGATCTCCCAGCATTCCATCGGTTTCTCCGGGCGCGTGGCGTACCACGGGTATGAAGGCGTTGCCCTCGACCTTGACGAGCGTGAGCGGCTGGTCGCGGATTTGGGTGATAAGAGTGTGATGATCCTGCGTAACCATGGGTTGTTGACGGCGGGCGTCAGTGTTGAACATGCGTTCCAGCAGCTGCAGCAGTTGGAGCGTGCGTGCAATATCCAGGTCGCAGCGCAGGCGGCGGGGAATGCGGAGTTGATTTTCCCGCCGAGGGAGGTGGTGGAGAAGGTTGAGCAGCAGGCCAAGGTGTTTGCCAGTGGCGAAGGACCGGGTGTGGCGCGGCATTGGAATGCGTTGATCCGGCAGTTGGAGCGCAGTGATACCGACTACAAGGACTGA